The nucleotide sequence CTTATCAAAGGGTGCAAACATAGGCATAATGGTTTTGGATTCTACAATGAATATCTCAGAATTTGACATACACCTTTTACAGGAATTAAAACATAAAGGAATCCCATGCTTAATATTTTTGAACAAGAGCGACATTGCTGACACAGAAGCGATAAAAAGAAAATTCAATGGATTTCCAGTAATAGCTGGATCTGCAAAGATGGGAAATGGCATAGATGAATTAATCCATTCGCTTGTAGACCTTGCATAGAATCCCAATAACCTTTTAAATTTACTAAAATAATCTTTAATATATGAAAGACAGCTACCTCTTACCTCTTTTAACATTAGCTAAGAAGGGTAAGGTCAAAGGGTCTGTTTATATTTCTTCAAAGGATCTTGGAAAAGAGCTTGGTGTATCTCAACAGACTGCTTCAAGGTGGCTAAAAGAACTGGAATCTTTTGGCGCTATACAAAGAATATTTGTTAAGGGAGGGCAGACAATTACGCTTACTGAACACGGAAAAAATTACCTGAAGACTTTCTTCGTTGAAATGTGCGAACTATTCAACAAAAAAAATGATGAACTTACTATCGATGGAACAATAGTGTCTGGGATAGGCGAAGGTAAATATTATGTTTCAAGGCCTTTTTACAAAAAACAGTTTGAGGATGGCCTTGGTTTTAGCCCTTATCCGGGAACACTAAATATTAAACTCACTGATGAAACAGACATCCTGCTTAGAAAATTCCTTGATAGGTATCCGTCAGTAATATTAAAATCAGGCACCGACGAAGGAAGGTCTTTTGGAAATGTCAGATGTTACAAAGCATTGATTGATGGCAGGGTAGAAGGTGCAGTAATAATACCTTTAAGGACCCACCATCCGCAAAATGTAGTTGAAATTATAGCCCCTAAAAATCTAAAAAACTTCTTAAAGAAAAAAGACGGTGAACTTATTAGAATTACAATTGAGGTTTAGTTTATGAGGATTGTTTTAAAAATTGGCGGATCTCTTGTTTTTTCAGATAAAATTGATGTTGAACTGGTAAAGAATGTTTGCAAACAAATTGTTTCACTATCAAATACTCATGAATTCTTAATTGTTGTTGGGGGAGGAACGATTGCAAGAGAATATATCCGAGTTCTAAAAGATATCGGAAAAGATGACACGTTCCTTGATTTTGTCGGGATGGAAGTTGCTAAGTTGAATGCTTCTCTCTTCATGGGGGCTTTAGGGAAAAAAGCTCCAGTAGAAGTTTCAAATGATTTTAAGCATGCTTTGTCTACTTTGTATTTGGGCAAGATCCCTGTGCTTGGTGGAACACATCCAGGGCATACAACTGATGCCGTTTCTTCCATGCTTGCTGAATTTGTAGACGCAGATTTATTCTTGAGATTCACAAATGTAGATGGCGTTTATGATAAAGATCCCCGAAAATTCCCCGATGCAAAGAAGCTTGGGAAAATCACTCATGAGAATCTTCTTGATATAGTTGAAGGGACTAAGGCAGAGGCTGGAGTCAACGCAGTAATTGATCCATTGGCAGCAAAAATTTTGAAGAGGTCAAAGATAAAAACTA is from Methanofastidiosum sp. and encodes:
- the pyrH gene encoding UMP kinase; this translates as MRIVLKIGGSLVFSDKIDVELVKNVCKQIVSLSNTHEFLIVVGGGTIAREYIRVLKDIGKDDTFLDFVGMEVAKLNASLFMGALGKKAPVEVSNDFKHALSTLYLGKIPVLGGTHPGHTTDAVSSMLAEFVDADLFLRFTNVDGVYDKDPRKFPDAKKLGKITHENLLDIVEGTKAEAGVNAVIDPLAAKILKRSKIKTIVCGKEELKSIKAIIEGKHKGTEIF
- a CDS encoding GTP-binding protein → MEDVKVVVFGKENAGKSTLIKAIEHDAINIDKNNTTVSMDYGRAIVGGRKIHFYGTPGQERFDFMRDILSKGANIGIMVLDSTMNISEFDIHLLQELKHKGIPCLIFLNKSDIADTEAIKRKFNGFPVIAGSAKMGNGIDELIHSLVDLA
- a CDS encoding CTP-dependent riboflavin kinase, with protein sequence MKDSYLLPLLTLAKKGKVKGSVYISSKDLGKELGVSQQTASRWLKELESFGAIQRIFVKGGQTITLTEHGKNYLKTFFVEMCELFNKKNDELTIDGTIVSGIGEGKYYVSRPFYKKQFEDGLGFSPYPGTLNIKLTDETDILLRKFLDRYPSVILKSGTDEGRSFGNVRCYKALIDGRVEGAVIIPLRTHHPQNVVEIIAPKNLKNFLKKKDGELIRITIEV